One stretch of Clavibacter michiganensis DNA includes these proteins:
- a CDS encoding YbhB/YbcL family Raf kinase inhibitor-like protein encodes MPNDPLHRLPDAAPFHLTSPDFADGAALPQSARGAGQGGEDRSPALNWTGAPAATRSYVLTAYDPDAPTGSGFWHWAVRGIPASTTALPVGAGSPDAGLLPAGAVTLHNDARATGFFGATPPAGHGTHRYFFTVTALDVESLDIPEGATPAMLGFLMLPHVIGRAQLMGTAINVGD; translated from the coding sequence GTGCCCAACGACCCGCTGCACCGCCTGCCGGACGCCGCCCCCTTCCACCTCACCAGCCCCGACTTCGCCGACGGGGCAGCGCTGCCCCAGTCGGCGCGCGGCGCCGGACAGGGTGGTGAGGACCGCTCCCCCGCCCTCAACTGGACGGGCGCGCCCGCCGCGACCCGCAGCTACGTGCTCACCGCGTACGACCCCGACGCCCCCACCGGCAGCGGCTTCTGGCACTGGGCGGTGCGCGGCATCCCCGCCTCCACCACGGCGCTGCCCGTCGGTGCGGGCAGCCCGGACGCGGGCCTCCTCCCGGCCGGCGCCGTGACCCTGCACAACGACGCGCGCGCGACGGGCTTCTTCGGGGCGACGCCCCCGGCCGGCCACGGCACGCACCGCTACTTCTTCACCGTCACCGCGCTCGACGTGGAGTCGCTGGACATCCCGGAGGGCGCGACGCCCGCGATGCTCGGCTTCCTCATGCTCCCCCACGTGATCGGGCGCGCCCAGCTCATGGGCACCGCGATCAACGTCGGCGACTGA